A segment of the Leptospira barantonii genome:
GTCCGTATTATACGCGTTAATCGAGTCGACGCCGATCAAAAGCGTGTTGGAGGCTTTCATGATTCTCGAAGCGTCGTCTGATTGGTCGGCGAGTGAAAACGCTTTTTCTTTGTGAGGAATGGTCACCGAAAGACCGAGAACTCCCGAGTTTCGAAACTCCCGAATTTTTTCCGCGTTCAGTTCCGGCGTTTCGAATACGAGATAGGAAGCGTCTATACCTTTGTCTTTATAGAGCGAATTGTGTATGAGAGGCGAAAGAGAATGTGAAAGCGGGAATCCAGTTATACCGAAAGTTTGAGAGGACTGGTTTGTTTCGTTTTTCAAACTGAGAATTCCCAAATTGGTTTCTTATAAATGAGAGTAAGCGGCTCGAAACCTTCGACTTTTTGGCTCCAAAACTTGTAAGTTCGAGAGTGAAGCGTAAAATGAGTCGACTAAAAGACAATTCCCGAAAATGCTGTATTGGAATGAGCCTACTGAATTTACCTGATTCTTTTTTACACGGACTGAGCGCACAACTCTTTTTGACGCCGCTTGCTTCTTTTTCAGGCTCACCGTGGTGGACGACCATTCTCGATGTTTTATTCGTAGCGGGAATCTCCGGCGGTCTTTCTTGGTATTATTACTACTACAAACGTAAGGATCTTCTCGGCGGTTTTTGGGGAGCGTTGATCGTAGCGCTTCTCGGATCTTTGATCATCCTTTCTCTGCTTCAGGATTTTATCCGTTCAGTCGTTCTTTGGCTGATTTCTCCTAAGTTCGGAATCTATCAGATCTCCAACGTGAATCTTCTCGCGGTTTTGTTAGGCGGTTTACTCGCTCTTTACATCATGAACCGCATCAATCACAACAAAGAAAGAAGAGATTAACACCGCGCGACCGAACAGCGCCCCATAGGAAGCTATTGCTGAGTTCAGGGGGCGTTCATTGAGTTCTTGCGCGGACTTGTCGAGTCCGCTTTAATCCCGCATAACGTGAGAATGATTCGTCAAGGATCGTTTAACTTCGTTCAACCCGATTTTTTGTCTTTCGAATGAAGTTCGTATAACTTGATATACTTTAGAAAATTATAATAGAACCCGAAGATCGCCAAAACGAATCCCTGTTTTCCGTCCAAAAATCCGAAACGTATAAAATACATCCAAAACGCTTTATAAAAACCTTCCATAAACGCGTGAAAAAGTCCGCTCGTTTTGCCCGCTCTGAATTTTTCCTGAGCGCCTAACTCGGAATAGGCGTTTATGTAACGGATATGATCACCTATATTCTTATAAGAATAATGATACACGGGAGAATTCAGTTTATTGCATGTTCCTTGGAGTTGGATCGTTTCATGAACGAGTCCTCCGCCGAACTTTCCTTTGGATCTGTGGAAAAGACGAATGCGTCGATTGGGATACCAACCTCCGTGACGAATCCATTTTCCCAAATACCAAGTCAGTCTTGGAGTGGAATATCCGTCCGCGCTCGGGAGTCCGTTTTGAAAAAGCGCGAGGATCTCCGTTTTCAAATCCGGAGAAACTTCTTCGTCTGCGTCGAGCGTCAAAACCCATTCGTTTTTGACCAAGGATAACGCGAAGTTCTTCTGACTTACGTAGTCGTCGAACTTTCTTTTGTGAACTTTCGCCTTAAACTTTTTAGCGATCTCGACGGTTTTATCCTTCGAACCGGAATCGACTACGATGATTTCGGAAACGAAGTCCAGAGGTTTAAGACAACGTTCTATATTGTCTTCTTCGTTGAGTGTTATGATACAAACGGAGAGGGGAAGTCGCATTTAATTCTTATGATTCAGTTTTCGAATGCTCTGAAAGTCCGGTGTAAGCGGGATTTCGAGTCTTGCAATGGTTACGTCTTCACGAATGATGATTCTGAAATAGGAAGGATCGATTCCTTCTCCCTTGAGCATGATTAAGATGAGAGCCAATCCGATTCCCGCGCCTTCGGTGTTGTCCGCGTTATCCAAATAAAACTGCGCGATGTCGTTGTAACGCATTCCTTTTTCCAATTTTTCGCGGAGAGATTTTTCTTCCTGTTGAGTAACGGGCGCATTGTTCACGACTTCGATTCTGATTCCGTCAAAAGAATAATGAAAACTGATCAGACAATAGTATCCTTCCTTCTTCGCCTTTTGTCCGTAACGTTCGGACATCGCTTCGCTGAAAATACTCTTATATTCGCGAACTCCTTTTTCGTAATCGGAAGCGTTGTTTAGATCCAGACCTTTTTCTTCGAAAAAAATCCTTTTTTGGTTTGCTTTGCAGGCGTTGATTGCCAACTCTTTTATTATAGTATAAACCGTAGGAACCAGAGTAGGATGAGTGACCTTATCCAGAATCAGCCCGACCGCATCTTGGATATGCTCTTCGACAGAATGAGTCATTCTGTGGGTTTTCAGAGACAGGATTTTTCCGTTCTCAATTGTTAGCCGGATATTGTCGGATATATCTCGGATTTCCTGCCCCATCATCCATGAACATTTCGGAATCTGTTTTGTTTGTCAAGAGAGTCATTTTAAGAACGCGAAAAAAGAAGCACCTTTCAGGTTTGAAACGGAAAAGAAACGAACTCAGCATTCTTTTTAAGCCTTCTGTTTTTTCTCTGATGTTATTGTTTAGTACGGCGTCAGTGTACTCCGAGTCGACCACCTTAAACGCGGTGCGTTATCTTCTTCCCGGAAAAAAAGAATATTCCGAACCTTCCGAAATTCGAATCGAAAACGGTAAGATCACATCGATCAAAAAAATAAATTCTTTCTCGGGAAAAGTTTCATACGCGCTTCCGGGATTTTGTGACGCAAACGTAACTCTGTCCACGGATTCACTCGGCGGACAAAAAGATCGCGCGGGTGTTTATCTTTCTCTTCAATCCTTTTTGGCTCACGGTTTTACCGGAATTCTTTCGGTCGGAGATCCGTCTTGGGTCGAGACACTTTTGAAGGACGCACAACGTTCCGGGAAAAATTCTCCTTGGGTAAAGAAGACGGACACTCCTTGGATTGCGGAAAGTTCCGAAACGAAAAATCTCGGAAACCTTCCCGGTTACAACGTGATTCGTTCTTCCCAACAGGCGATTTCTCAGATCAAAAAAAGACCGGCTTCTCCCGTTCATCTTTTTTATCGTTATCAAGAGGGAGAATCGTTCGCGTTCGACGGTCCGTTTTTGTATCAGTTGAAAAAATCCGCGGACGCCGAGAACATCAAACTAGCGTTATCCGCCTTTGGCGACGAGTTCAGCATTCTCGAAGGAATCAATGCGGGTATTCCCACTTTGTATCATCCCGTTCCCGATACGATCGCGGGAAGAATTTCTCCCGGTGTGTTTCGCAATTTAAACTGGGGTCCCATGTTCTCCGTTTATTATTATCAAAAGATCGCCGGAACTTCGGATTGGGAAACCGACTTAAACGCGATGAAGGAATGGAGTCCTTACTTTGCGAAAAACATCGCGCCCGAACCGGAGTTCGCGGGTAAACTTTCTCAGATTCAGGAAGAGGATCGTGCGAACGCCGATAAGGAATACAAATCCTATCTTGCATTTTTAAACAGACAAAAAAATCTAAGTCAAGGAATGCTTCTCGCATCCGGCACGGGTTATCTTCACGTTCATCCGGGAATCGGCGGATGGAAGGAAATGGAAATTCTTTCCAAGGTTCTCGGCAATGTGGAAACGATTTTCATCGCCACCGAATCCACCTGCGGTTTTATCGAAGCTCCTCACGAAGGAAAAATTCGCGAAGGCAAACCGGCATTCATAAATGTTTATACGGAAGATCCGCTCGTCGATTTAAAGAATTTGAAATCTCTTCGCAAAGTGATCGCCGGAGAAATTTCATATCCATCCGAAAAAAAAGAACCGGCTTCCAGTCAAAAAAAGAGAGGGAAAAACAAATGAAAGAATCGGAAAAAGAACTCTTCGAGAAAATGTTGGATGCTTCCTTTAAAAAGAAAAAAGCGATGGAAGCCGGAACCAGAGTCACCGCAATCGTAAGCTCCGCAAAAAAGGATTTCGTTTTCGTAACGACTAAGGAAACGAAAACTCCGGGTATCATCACTTCGGAAGAATTTATTGAGTCCGGTCTTCCGAATCAAGGCGACGAGATCGAAGCGTATTTTCTCAAGGAAGATCACGGAGACATTCACTTCACGACTTGTTTGAGCGGAGATTCTTTAAACAAAGATCTATTAGAAATCGCTAAAAAAGCGGAGATCCCCGTTCTCGGTCAATTCATCAGCGAAGGAGAATCCGGCGCCGAAGTAAAGATCGGAGAATTTACCGCGTTCTGTCCGTTCTCTCAAATCGATCCCGAGTTGAAAAAATCGGGTCTTGTGGGCAAACGTCTTAAGTTCCTCATTCAAGATATCGGAAGCAGAGGGAAGCTCATCGTTTCTCAAAAGAAAATTTCGGACAAAGCGAAGGAAGCGAAACTCGGAGTTCTCAAACAGGAACTCAAAGAGGGAATGTTCGTCACCTGCAAGGTTAAGACGATTCAGAACTTCGGTTTGATCGTCGAGATGGACGGAGGTCTTTCGGCTCTCATTCCGATCAGCGAAGCTACTTTCAAAAAGAATCCGGAACTCGACAAAGAATTTCAAGTCGGTCAAACTCTTCGTGCGAGAGTTCTTCGTATCGATTGGGAAAATCAGAAGTTCGCATTAACGGTTAAGGATTTTCTAAAGGATCCTTGGGCGCAGACGGTTCCGTTTAAAGAAGGCGATATCGTAAAAGGAACGATCGATTCCCTAAAACCGTTCGGTCTTTTCGTAAAGTTAGACGATCATTTCAACGGTCTTGTTCCCGGAAGAGAAACCGGAATTCCGAATCGGGTTCCTCTCAATCAGAGTTTCAAACCTGGAGACGTAATTGACGTTTTTATAATGGAAGTGAATCCCGAAAGAAAACAGATTTCTCTGTCGATCCAAAAGGCGAAAGAGATTCAAGAGAGAATGGACTACAGCAGTTACTTGAGTTCCGATACGAGCGGTTCCACGAGTTCTTTCGGAGCGATCCTTCAGAATTCCCTAAACAAGAACAAGAAAAAATGATTTCATGTCTCTGCATATAGGACTTTACAGACCGGAGATTCCACCGAACACCGGAAACATCGCAAGGCTTTGTGTGGCTTTGGGTGCGGAGCTTCACATCGTCGGACAAGCGTCATTCGATCTTTCCGAAAAGGCCGCGCGTAGAGCCGGGTTGGATTATTGGGATAAGGTTAAAATTTCACTTCATTCTTCTTTAGAAGAATATAAAGCGGCTCTTCCGGAAGGAACTGATTTGTATCTGGTTTCGATTCACGGCAAACGTTCTTATACCGGCGTGCAATACAAGGAAGGAGACGCTTTTTTGTTCGGAAATGAAACATCGGGAGTTCCCGCGGAAATGAAAATTTCGTGGAATGAGGAAAAGATATTAAAAATTCCGATGGAAGATTCTTCCCGTTGTTTGAATTTGAGCAATTCAGTCGCCGTGATTTCTTACGAAGCGATGCGCCAAATCAAGTCCTGGTAAAAACGGATTTACACTTTCAGAATTCTGCATCTAAATGGATAAAGTATGAGCTTCCACCTCTCCAGAGAAGAAATCGAAAAGCAGATTCAGTCGATGCTTTCTCAGGGGTTGACCGGAACCGTGAACGATTTTTTCGCTTGGATTCGTATGGAAACTCTCCGCAAGTTCAAGGACGAACCCGATATCGAAAATTCGATCATCGCGAACATCCTGGAAAGTTTCGTT
Coding sequences within it:
- a CDS encoding histidine kinase, with translation MMGQEIRDISDNIRLTIENGKILSLKTHRMTHSVEEHIQDAVGLILDKVTHPTLVPTVYTIIKELAINACKANQKRIFFEEKGLDLNNASDYEKGVREYKSIFSEAMSERYGQKAKKEGYYCLISFHYSFDGIRIEVVNNAPVTQQEEKSLREKLEKGMRYNDIAQFYLDNADNTEGAGIGLALILIMLKGEGIDPSYFRIIIREDVTIARLEIPLTPDFQSIRKLNHKN
- a CDS encoding S1 RNA-binding domain-containing protein, giving the protein MKESEKELFEKMLDASFKKKKAMEAGTRVTAIVSSAKKDFVFVTTKETKTPGIITSEEFIESGLPNQGDEIEAYFLKEDHGDIHFTTCLSGDSLNKDLLEIAKKAEIPVLGQFISEGESGAEVKIGEFTAFCPFSQIDPELKKSGLVGKRLKFLIQDIGSRGKLIVSQKKISDKAKEAKLGVLKQELKEGMFVTCKVKTIQNFGLIVEMDGGLSALIPISEATFKKNPELDKEFQVGQTLRARVLRIDWENQKFALTVKDFLKDPWAQTVPFKEGDIVKGTIDSLKPFGLFVKLDDHFNGLVPGRETGIPNRVPLNQSFKPGDVIDVFIMEVNPERKQISLSIQKAKEIQERMDYSSYLSSDTSGSTSSFGAILQNSLNKNKKK
- a CDS encoding tRNA (cytidine(34)-2'-O)-methyltransferase — protein: MSLHIGLYRPEIPPNTGNIARLCVALGAELHIVGQASFDLSEKAARRAGLDYWDKVKISLHSSLEEYKAALPEGTDLYLVSIHGKRSYTGVQYKEGDAFLFGNETSGVPAEMKISWNEEKILKIPMEDSSRCLNLSNSVAVISYEAMRQIKSW
- a CDS encoding glycosyltransferase family 2 protein; this translates as MRLPLSVCIITLNEEDNIERCLKPLDFVSEIIVVDSGSKDKTVEIAKKFKAKVHKRKFDDYVSQKNFALSLVKNEWVLTLDADEEVSPDLKTEILALFQNGLPSADGYSTPRLTWYLGKWIRHGGWYPNRRIRLFHRSKGKFGGGLVHETIQLQGTCNKLNSPVYHYSYKNIGDHIRYINAYSELGAQEKFRAGKTSGLFHAFMEGFYKAFWMYFIRFGFLDGKQGFVLAIFGFYYNFLKYIKLYELHSKDKKSG